The Erythrobacter insulae genome window below encodes:
- a CDS encoding DUF4287 domain-containing protein: protein MNTVNTQLATMLANLPEKTGKPLKDWLALIAAEPLEKHGQIVKFLKGDHGVTHGFANLIANEALKTDAPADPVAEQYSGAKADLKPIHDAVIDYAKSLGSDVEIAPKKTSVSLRRAKQFALITPATKTRIDLGLALKGDDAAGRLEPYNAMCSHRVRLESVADFDEQVRAWIAEAYSRAG from the coding sequence ATGAACACTGTGAACACGCAATTGGCCACGATGTTGGCAAATTTACCTGAAAAAACCGGAAAACCTTTGAAAGACTGGCTGGCGCTGATCGCGGCGGAGCCGCTGGAAAAGCACGGACAGATCGTCAAGTTTCTTAAGGGCGATCACGGTGTCACGCATGGTTTTGCCAATCTAATCGCCAACGAGGCGCTGAAAACCGATGCGCCTGCCGATCCAGTAGCGGAGCAATATTCCGGCGCGAAAGCGGATTTGAAACCGATCCATGACGCGGTGATCGATTACGCCAAAAGCCTCGGCAGTGATGTTGAAATCGCGCCCAAGAAAACCAGCGTCAGCCTGCGCCGGGCCAAACAATTCGCTTTGATCACGCCCGCCACCAAAACGCGGATTGATCTGGGCCTCGCGCTGAAAGGCGATGATGCGGCAGGCCGGTTGGAACCTTATAACGCGATGTGCAGTCACCGCGTCCGGCTTGAAAGCGTTGCCGATTTTGACGAACAAGTGCGCGCATGGATAGCAGAGGCATATTCGCGGGCAGGATAG
- a CDS encoding lysozyme, with the protein MKNHSTNPRKPVFDTVRKMLGRGFRTSEVRSLDSALDQAGGPSPIPFTVGPAGIALIKRFEGCARLRRDGRVAAYPDPGTGGAPWTIGWGATRQGLHGFVREDTIWTQNQCDERLEEDLKRYAADVARAIGDAPTTQSQFDAMVSFHYNTGAIGRATLTKKHVAGDHAGAAQEFARWNKAGGQVLKGLVRRRSEEARLYSGQ; encoded by the coding sequence ATGAAAAACCATTCGACCAATCCCCGAAAACCCGTTTTCGATACTGTGCGCAAAATGTTAGGTCGCGGCTTTCGCACGAGCGAGGTCCGATCGCTTGATTCCGCGCTGGATCAGGCCGGCGGTCCGTCTCCGATCCCGTTCACAGTAGGCCCGGCTGGGATCGCGCTTATCAAACGATTCGAAGGCTGCGCGCGGCTGCGGCGCGATGGCCGGGTCGCGGCCTATCCCGATCCTGGAACGGGCGGCGCACCGTGGACAATTGGTTGGGGCGCAACGCGCCAGGGGCTGCACGGCTTTGTCAGGGAAGACACCATCTGGACGCAGAACCAATGCGATGAGAGGCTGGAAGAAGACCTGAAACGCTATGCCGCCGATGTTGCGCGCGCGATCGGCGATGCTCCCACCACCCAATCCCAATTCGATGCAATGGTCAGCTTTCACTACAACACCGGCGCAATTGGCCGCGCGACTTTGACCAAGAAACATGTTGCCGGTGATCATGCCGGTGCTGCCCAGGAATTTGCGCGCTGGAACAAGGCAGGCGGCCAGGTTCTGAAAGGCCTGGTGCGGAGACGCTCTGAAGAAGCGCGGCTTTATTCCGGCCAGTAA
- a CDS encoding translocation/assembly module TamB domain-containing protein — MADPDIIEEDQTEPPARKRKRRWLKRLGWLLAILLAPLLLAAIFLSTPIGKRFLADQIAEVAPASGLRFEVGRIEGDIYGESVLHDVELSDPKGVFLTIPEVELSWRPLSWIWSGIDVRKLSARRGRLERLPELLPGDPDAPFLPDFDIRVDMLEIDRLVLAPGIAGTNAHTVNLTSTIDIRSGRALVDANGTFGASDSIALLLDARPDGDRFDLALDYNAAADGPIAQIAGLNAGYEARIEGEGTWTSWLGHALITREPVGGEARRFAAFQLTNQAGTYGLLGQLTLPFDRATILGRATGDVVSLALNGTLEESTFDGSLAAVSSALDLRGNGALDLAGNRFDDFDASVFMRDPALLGEAVQLRDARLLAVIDGPFRDLRVDHTLNVAELDAGAVILAGLTQAGTATFDGTTFAMPLDAKVDQVTTGNAIIDPELVDGTLTGRLTYAGTRLNSDEARITFPSLNAALALRGDTGSGIYALAGPVNARALALEGIGTVNANAKLVARFGTSIAWSVRANLAGQLDDVTNSSIANVAGEKLKFNGAFGAASGQPIVLRDMVLESERLDARFDSRIVGDTTTLAGSGSHVEYGPFTVDAQLAGDGPRATLVLANPFPAAGLTDVRLGIAPSDNGFAIDTSGGSLLGPFTGSLGLELPAEGATRVAINRLQVYRTNVTGALALGDRGISGDLSLSGGGINGTIALAPGAGGAQGFDLDLKARQASFGGGTPIALAVADIDASGSFADGSSRITADVSGSGLNYGALSIAQFAANAQIVDGRGDVNASIAGRRSDRFMLKLDGDIAPDRIAVFARGEYGGRAITMPRRAVLSAQDGGGWRLAPTQIGFARGYAIVEGATGDNQTSFKAQLSQMPLRLADLVGSELGLGGRLSGIVTWDQIGAAAPIANARVQIDDFTRSGLVLSSTPIDVLAVADLTASSLTVGARLREDNKRLGRLDARVTGLGRGGDLAARIMNGRLDATFAYDGAASSLWRLAAIETFDLTGPISVSAKAVGTLSDPRITGDLASDDLRLQSAVSGTDIDDVTARGRFAGSTLRLTRFAGSTRGGGRVSGSGTIDLSAMSASRGPRIDLRAAATKAQLLNANGLDATITGPLRIVSDGVGGTIAGRVSIDQASWALGIAAEDLSLPTIATREINRRDAVTTASTSADASWRYLINAKAPSRVAVDGMGLDSEWGVDIALRGTVNDPRIGGEARLVRGDYTFAGTRFEMSEGRIAFDVNRPIDPRLNLVAQTSASGTNVTVAITGNAQTPEVAFTSEPALPEEEILSRLLFGGSVTSLSATDALQLGAALTALRGGGGGLDPIGDLRRSIGLDQLRIVSADPALGRGTGVALGKNIGRRAYVEIVTDGRGYSATSVEYRVTSWLALLGTVSTIGRDSVLAEISRDY, encoded by the coding sequence ATGGCCGACCCTGATATCATCGAGGAAGACCAAACCGAACCGCCTGCGCGCAAGCGTAAGCGGCGCTGGCTTAAACGGCTGGGCTGGTTGCTGGCGATCCTGCTTGCGCCGCTGCTGTTGGCTGCAATATTTTTGAGCACGCCGATTGGTAAGCGGTTTCTGGCCGATCAAATCGCCGAGGTCGCGCCTGCATCGGGCCTGCGTTTTGAAGTGGGCCGGATCGAAGGCGATATATACGGGGAATCGGTGCTGCACGATGTTGAGCTGAGCGATCCCAAGGGTGTGTTTTTGACCATACCCGAAGTTGAATTGAGCTGGCGTCCGCTCTCGTGGATCTGGAGCGGGATCGATGTCCGCAAATTAAGTGCGCGGCGCGGACGGCTTGAACGACTGCCCGAATTGCTGCCCGGTGATCCTGACGCGCCGTTCCTGCCGGATTTTGATATCCGCGTTGACATGCTTGAGATTGATCGCCTTGTGCTGGCCCCCGGTATTGCCGGTACGAACGCGCATACGGTCAATTTGACGAGCACCATCGATATCCGGTCTGGCCGTGCTTTGGTCGATGCAAATGGTACATTCGGGGCGAGCGACAGCATTGCCTTGCTGCTGGATGCGCGGCCCGACGGCGACCGGTTTGATCTGGCGCTGGATTACAATGCGGCGGCTGATGGTCCGATTGCGCAGATCGCGGGCCTGAATGCCGGCTACGAAGCACGCATCGAGGGTGAGGGCACCTGGACGAGCTGGCTCGGTCATGCGCTGATCACCCGCGAGCCGGTTGGCGGTGAGGCGCGCCGTTTTGCTGCTTTTCAATTGACCAATCAGGCAGGGACCTATGGTTTGCTGGGGCAATTGACCCTGCCATTTGACCGCGCAACCATTTTGGGCCGGGCAACCGGTGATGTGGTTTCCTTGGCGCTGAACGGGACATTGGAAGAAAGCACGTTTGACGGAAGTCTTGCAGCGGTTTCATCGGCGCTGGATCTGCGCGGAAACGGCGCGCTCGATCTTGCTGGCAACCGGTTTGACGATTTCGATGCGAGCGTGTTCATGCGCGATCCGGCACTTCTGGGTGAAGCGGTCCAATTGCGTGATGCGCGATTGTTAGCGGTAATCGACGGGCCGTTTCGTGATCTGAGGGTCGATCACACTTTGAATGTAGCAGAGCTGGACGCGGGCGCTGTAATTCTGGCTGGTTTGACGCAGGCGGGCACCGCGACATTTGACGGCACGACATTCGCAATGCCGCTTGATGCAAAAGTCGATCAAGTCACAACCGGCAATGCAATTATCGATCCCGAGCTTGTGGACGGCACGTTAACCGGCCGACTGACCTATGCCGGAACCCGGCTCAATTCGGATGAAGCGCGAATTACATTCCCGTCTTTGAATGCGGCGCTCGCTTTGCGCGGCGATACCGGTTCGGGCATCTATGCGCTTGCCGGCCCGGTGAATGCGCGCGCGCTGGCGCTTGAGGGTATCGGCACGGTTAATGCGAATGCCAAACTGGTCGCACGCTTTGGGACAAGCATTGCGTGGAGCGTGCGGGCTAACCTTGCCGGGCAGCTGGACGATGTCACCAATTCCAGCATTGCCAATGTCGCCGGAGAGAAGCTGAAGTTTAACGGCGCGTTCGGCGCGGCATCGGGTCAGCCAATTGTGCTGCGCGATATGGTGCTGGAGAGTGAACGTCTTGATGCGCGGTTTGACAGCCGTATTGTCGGAGACACCACGACCCTGGCGGGCAGCGGCAGCCATGTTGAATACGGCCCGTTCACCGTCGATGCCCAGCTTGCCGGCGATGGACCGCGCGCGACGCTGGTCCTTGCCAATCCGTTCCCCGCTGCGGGACTAACCGATGTGCGCCTTGGCATCGCGCCGAGCGATAATGGTTTTGCCATTGATACAAGCGGCGGATCGCTGCTTGGTCCGTTCACAGGTTCGCTGGGGCTGGAGCTTCCCGCCGAAGGAGCGACACGGGTCGCTATCAACCGATTGCAGGTGTACCGGACGAACGTAACCGGTGCTCTGGCGCTGGGTGATCGCGGCATTTCTGGCGATCTTTCACTTTCGGGCGGCGGGATTAATGGCACCATCGCACTGGCACCGGGCGCTGGCGGTGCACAAGGTTTCGATCTGGATCTGAAAGCGCGTCAGGCAAGCTTTGGCGGTGGCACGCCGATTGCCCTTGCGGTTGCCGATATCGACGCCAGCGGCAGTTTTGCCGATGGCAGCAGCCGCATTACCGCAGATGTTAGCGGATCTGGCCTCAACTACGGCGCGCTTTCGATCGCGCAATTCGCAGCCAATGCGCAGATTGTTGACGGCCGAGGCGACGTAAACGCTTCGATAGCAGGACGGCGCAGCGACCGCTTTATGCTCAAGCTCGATGGAGACATCGCGCCCGACAGGATCGCCGTTTTCGCGCGCGGAGAATATGGCGGCCGGGCAATCACCATGCCGCGCCGCGCGGTGTTGAGCGCACAAGACGGCGGCGGATGGCGGCTCGCGCCGACGCAAATCGGGTTTGCGCGCGGATATGCTATTGTCGAAGGCGCGACCGGCGATAATCAGACATCATTCAAAGCGCAGCTTTCGCAAATGCCGCTGCGGCTTGCCGATTTGGTCGGCAGCGAGCTCGGTCTGGGCGGGCGTCTTTCGGGTATTGTTACGTGGGACCAAATCGGCGCTGCTGCACCGATTGCCAATGCGCGGGTCCAGATCGATGATTTTACCCGCTCTGGTCTGGTGCTGTCCTCGACGCCGATTGATGTGCTCGCCGTGGCTGATCTGACCGCATCCTCGCTGACCGTGGGTGCGCGGCTGCGCGAGGATAACAAACGGCTCGGACGGCTTGATGCCCGCGTTACCGGATTGGGCCGAGGCGGCGATCTGGCCGCGCGCATCATGAACGGGCGGCTGGATGCAACATTCGCCTATGATGGAGCGGCGAGCTCGCTCTGGAGGTTGGCGGCCATCGAAACATTTGACCTGACCGGCCCGATCAGCGTGAGCGCAAAGGCGGTCGGTACGCTGTCCGATCCGCGCATCACCGGCGATCTGGCCAGCGATGACCTGCGCCTGCAAAGCGCGGTTTCGGGCACAGATATCGACGACGTGACCGCTCGGGGCCGGTTTGCCGGATCGACCCTTAGACTGACCCGTTTTGCAGGAAGCACGCGCGGCGGCGGTAGAGTCAGCGGAAGCGGGACGATTGATCTGTCGGCCATGAGCGCAAGCCGCGGTCCCCGCATTGATCTGCGCGCTGCTGCAACCAAAGCGCAATTGCTCAACGCAAACGGTCTTGATGCAACGATCACTGGCCCGCTGCGGATCGTATCTGATGGCGTCGGCGGCACCATTGCCGGGCGCGTTTCGATAGACCAGGCGAGCTGGGCATTGGGCATCGCGGCAGAGGATTTGTCTCTCCCGACTATCGCAACGCGCGAAATCAACCGGCGCGATGCGGTAACCACTGCATCGACCAGTGCGGACGCATCGTGGCGGTATCTCATCAACGCAAAAGCGCCCAGCCGCGTCGCGGTCGACGGGATGGGCCTCGATAGCGAATGGGGCGTTGATATTGCACTGCGCGGAACTGTGAATGATCCGCGCATCGGCGGCGAGGCGCGGCTGGTTCGCGGGGATTATACCTTTGCCGGAACGCGGTTTGAAATGAGCGAGGGCCGGATTGCCTTCGATGTGAACCGGCCGATCGATCCGCGCCTAAACCTTGTCGCACAAACCAGCGCAAGCGGGACCAATGTAACCGTCGCGATTACCGGCAACGCCCAAACGCCCGAGGTCGCGTTCACTTCCGAACCGGCTTTGCCTGAGGAAGAGATTTTGTCGCGCCTGTTGTTTGGCGGCTCTGTTACCTCGCTTTCGGCGACTGATGCACTGCAATTGGGCGCGGCGCTCACTGCGCTGCGCGGCGGGGGCGGGGGCCTCGATCCGATCGGCGATTTGCGGCGCTCAATCGGGCTTGACCAGCTTCGCATTGTCAGCGCCGATCCGGCCCTTGGACGGGGCACGGGCGTGGCGCTGGGTAAGAATATCGGCCGCCGCGCTTATGTTGAAATTGTGACCGATGGGCGCGGTTACAGCGCGACTTCGGTGGAATACCGCGTGACCAGCTGGCTCGCTCTGCTTGGTACGGTTTCAACCATTGGCCGCGACAGCGTGCTCGCTGAAATCAGCCGGGATTACTGA
- a CDS encoding autotransporter assembly complex protein TamA, with translation MAFVAGMACALVPVGSHAHAQETGDDQAEQSQTPASEPAPTSLNRLSLDDLIPSDAVNNAEEWAGQSGPGATSPQAEERAEADVDDVSDAAEVQLDSLTDPAISAALDNFEIPQPDQLEPDPQVTAIAEIDAPDLIEFPELEEFKISDELILAFPKDNDRFPERTGFIERFKALSTIETLEGGEGTVPQLAARARADETLLAEMLRTYGYYDGEVVRQLSGGRRGDNGDGSNVDVDPQVRFDVLPGDRYTFGAIDLGQLNEAPDFEMLRDSFGIQTGDPLQSDRIIAKQTDLRLALGEGGYPFAEIDAPSLLIDHDRSEGDLTLPVAPGGKYRIGGIVSADESFLSGKHLSRIARFEGGDIYQASLQADLRRAILATGLVTSVTVAPRELTAPQDGQPGEVALDVEFEEAPLRTIAGAVGYGTEDGVKVEASWEHRNLFPSEGSIRLRGILGTREQLASITFKKNNFRDRDQVLTVDAYASDIETEAVDARTLALRGSFEKISNLLFQKPLSWQVGAEVLYSDERNRVIGGVERERQTFNIFGLFASATIDASDDLLDPSKGFRLTGFLAPEVSRSQGINSFYLRAQADASVYQNVGSTVLAGRVRAATIQGAEFFEVAPSRRLYAGGGGSVRGYGFQGVGPRNDFGEATGGASLVELAIEARIQTGLLDGAVEIVPFIDAGSVALGSTPDFRFIQYGAGVGVRYKTSFGPIRVDVGAPLNPTQFDAPVVVYVSLGQAF, from the coding sequence ATGGCCTTTGTGGCCGGAATGGCATGTGCGCTTGTTCCGGTTGGCAGCCATGCGCATGCTCAGGAAACCGGCGATGATCAGGCAGAGCAATCCCAAACACCAGCCAGCGAGCCTGCGCCAACATCGCTAAACAGGCTTTCGCTCGATGATCTCATCCCGAGCGATGCGGTCAACAATGCTGAGGAATGGGCCGGGCAAAGCGGGCCGGGGGCAACTTCTCCGCAGGCCGAAGAGCGCGCAGAAGCCGATGTTGACGATGTATCGGATGCCGCCGAGGTTCAGTTAGACAGCCTCACCGATCCCGCCATTTCCGCAGCGCTCGACAATTTCGAGATTCCTCAGCCTGACCAGCTTGAGCCTGATCCGCAAGTCACCGCCATTGCCGAAATAGACGCACCCGATCTGATCGAATTTCCGGAGCTGGAAGAATTCAAAATCAGCGATGAGCTGATCCTTGCTTTTCCGAAGGACAATGATCGCTTCCCCGAGCGCACCGGATTTATCGAGCGTTTCAAGGCGCTATCGACCATCGAAACGCTTGAGGGCGGCGAAGGCACCGTGCCTCAGCTGGCTGCGCGCGCCCGCGCGGATGAAACGCTGCTGGCGGAAATGCTGCGGACCTATGGCTATTACGATGGCGAGGTTGTGCGTCAGCTATCGGGCGGCAGACGCGGCGATAATGGCGATGGGTCAAACGTTGATGTCGACCCGCAAGTCCGTTTCGATGTGCTGCCCGGTGACCGTTATACTTTCGGCGCGATTGATCTTGGCCAGCTGAACGAGGCACCCGATTTCGAGATGTTGCGGGACAGTTTTGGTATTCAGACGGGCGATCCCCTGCAATCGGACCGGATCATTGCCAAGCAGACCGATCTGCGACTCGCGCTTGGTGAAGGCGGCTATCCGTTTGCCGAAATCGATGCGCCCAGCCTGCTCATCGATCATGATCGCAGCGAAGGCGATCTGACGTTGCCGGTGGCACCCGGCGGCAAATACCGGATTGGCGGGATCGTCAGCGCGGATGAAAGCTTCCTTTCGGGCAAGCACCTTTCCCGGATTGCCCGGTTTGAAGGCGGCGACATTTATCAGGCCAGCCTTCAGGCGGATCTTCGCCGCGCTATTCTGGCAACCGGATTGGTCACCAGCGTTACCGTCGCACCGCGCGAGCTTACAGCCCCGCAAGATGGCCAGCCGGGTGAGGTTGCGCTCGACGTTGAATTTGAAGAAGCGCCGCTGCGCACAATCGCAGGCGCGGTCGGTTACGGAACGGAAGACGGCGTAAAAGTCGAAGCGAGCTGGGAGCACCGCAACCTGTTTCCATCCGAAGGCTCGATCAGGCTGCGCGGCATTCTGGGCACGCGCGAACAGCTGGCCAGTATCACGTTCAAGAAAAACAATTTCCGTGACCGCGATCAGGTTTTGACCGTTGATGCCTATGCCAGCGACATCGAAACCGAAGCGGTCGATGCGCGGACACTGGCATTGCGGGGATCATTCGAGAAGATATCCAACCTGCTTTTTCAGAAACCATTAAGCTGGCAGGTCGGCGCAGAGGTCCTCTACAGCGACGAACGCAATCGCGTGATCGGCGGAGTGGAGCGTGAGCGTCAGACGTTTAATATCTTTGGCCTGTTCGCCAGCGCCACGATTGATGCCAGCGATGACCTGCTCGATCCATCAAAAGGCTTTCGTCTGACAGGGTTTCTGGCACCCGAAGTGTCGCGCTCACAAGGCATCAATTCATTCTATCTCAGAGCGCAGGCGGATGCCTCGGTGTACCAGAATGTTGGCAGCACTGTTCTGGCCGGGCGCGTTCGCGCTGCGACGATCCAAGGCGCAGAGTTTTTCGAAGTTGCGCCTTCGCGCAGGCTGTATGCTGGCGGCGGCGGTTCGGTGCGCGGCTATGGTTTCCAGGGTGTCGGGCCGCGCAATGACTTTGGCGAGGCAACTGGCGGCGCGTCGCTGGTCGAGTTGGCGATCGAAGCGCGGATTCAGACAGGGTTGCTGGATGGAGCGGTTGAAATCGTGCCGTTTATCGATGCAGGCTCCGTCGCGCTGGGTTCGACGCCGGATTTCCGCTTTATCCAATACGGTGCGGGTGTCGGTGTTCGCTACAAGACCAGCTTTGGCCCTATCCGGGTCGATGTGGGCGCGCCGCTTAACCCGACACAGTTTGATGCACCGGTCGTGGTGTATGTCAGCCTTGGTCAGGCATTCTGA
- a CDS encoding arginyltransferase → MTAPIRFPRFFVTSPAPCPYLPGRQERKVFTELKGAHADQLNEALGRIGFRRSQTVAYRPSCLNCQACVSVRVVASEFKPSSTQKRELKRNSDLIATECRPWATDEQFELLTKYLAVRHPDGGMSAMDEMDYADMVEHTPVTSSLVEYREPTMTGEPGKLVGACLTDRQGDGLSMIYSFYDPEHTDRAGLGNYVILDHIRRAGENGLPYVYLGYWVDGSPRMQYKVRYRPLEKLTRDGWQRMDRDEQSKLIAEATAPRSEKSGTLDATRGKDGQPVKFPAS, encoded by the coding sequence GTGACGGCACCAATTCGCTTCCCCCGTTTTTTCGTGACAAGCCCCGCGCCGTGCCCCTATTTGCCGGGACGTCAGGAACGCAAGGTTTTCACCGAGTTGAAAGGCGCGCATGCCGATCAGCTCAACGAAGCGTTGGGCCGAATTGGATTTCGCCGCAGTCAGACCGTTGCCTACCGGCCAAGCTGTCTGAACTGTCAGGCCTGTGTTTCGGTGCGCGTGGTCGCATCCGAGTTTAAGCCTTCGAGCACGCAGAAACGCGAGCTCAAACGCAACAGCGATCTGATAGCGACCGAATGCCGGCCTTGGGCCACCGATGAACAGTTTGAATTGTTGACGAAATATCTCGCAGTCCGGCACCCGGATGGCGGCATGTCCGCGATGGACGAAATGGATTATGCCGACATGGTCGAGCATACGCCTGTGACTAGCAGCCTGGTCGAATATCGCGAACCTACGATGACCGGTGAACCGGGCAAACTGGTTGGCGCGTGCCTCACCGATCGTCAGGGTGATGGGCTGTCGATGATCTATTCCTTTTACGATCCGGAGCATACAGACCGCGCGGGCCTCGGGAATTATGTCATCCTCGATCATATCCGCCGCGCCGGCGAAAACGGCCTGCCTTATGTCTATCTTGGATATTGGGTCGATGGGTCGCCGCGGATGCAATATAAAGTGCGTTACCGACCGCTCGAAAAACTGACGCGGGACGGGTGGCAGCGCATGGATCGCGACGAACAGAGCAAACTGATCGCCGAAGCTACAGCACCACGTAGCGAAAAGAGTGGAACCTTGGACGCAACGCGGGGTAAAGACGGGCAACCCGTTAAGTTTCCTGCGAGCTGA
- a CDS encoding threonine ammonia-lyase has product MTSQTASAPLSSPSDASLDELTLETVRAAAARIEGAVVKTPMMRSITLSEITGADIWLKFENLQFTAAYKERGALNALLHLTDEQKKRGVIAASAGNHSQGLSYHGTRLGVPVTIVMPKTTPTVKVMQTESVGGNVVLEGETFDEAAAHARTLEKQLGLTFVHPFDDPLIAAGQGTVALEMLDVKPDLDCLVTPIGGGGLISGMATVARAINPDIEVVGVQAALFPSMFDRIKGESHDCGGDTLAEGIAVKKPGEFTSRVIAERVDDILLVDEPALEKAVSLLLQIEKTVVEGAGAAGLAAVLSNPERFAGKTIGLVLCGGNIDTRLLANVLLRDLARQGRLARLRVTLQDRPGALFKVMSLFDQHNVNIIEIYHQRIFTSLPAKGLITDIECEARDADQVERLVKALRAKNYEVQMVELN; this is encoded by the coding sequence ATGACCAGCCAGACTGCATCAGCCCCTCTTTCCAGCCCGTCCGACGCAAGCCTCGACGAGCTGACCCTGGAAACCGTTCGCGCTGCTGCCGCGCGAATTGAAGGCGCGGTGGTGAAAACGCCGATGATGCGCTCGATCACCTTGTCGGAGATTACCGGCGCCGATATCTGGCTCAAATTCGAAAACCTGCAATTTACCGCCGCTTATAAAGAGCGCGGCGCGCTGAATGCCTTACTGCATCTGACTGACGAGCAGAAAAAGCGCGGCGTCATTGCTGCCTCGGCTGGCAACCATTCGCAGGGGCTATCGTACCACGGGACACGGCTCGGTGTACCGGTAACGATTGTCATGCCCAAGACAACGCCGACAGTAAAAGTCATGCAAACCGAAAGCGTTGGCGGCAATGTAGTTCTCGAAGGGGAAACCTTTGACGAAGCAGCGGCGCATGCGCGGACGCTTGAAAAACAGCTCGGCCTGACATTCGTCCACCCGTTCGATGATCCTCTGATCGCGGCGGGGCAGGGCACCGTGGCGCTGGAAATGCTGGACGTTAAGCCGGATCTGGATTGCCTTGTCACGCCGATTGGCGGCGGCGGTTTGATATCGGGCATGGCGACAGTCGCGCGGGCGATCAATCCCGATATCGAAGTGGTCGGTGTGCAGGCGGCCTTGTTCCCCAGCATGTTCGACCGCATCAAAGGCGAAAGCCACGATTGCGGCGGCGATACTCTGGCCGAAGGCATTGCTGTCAAAAAGCCGGGCGAGTTTACCAGCAGAGTGATCGCCGAACGCGTCGATGATATTTTGCTGGTCGATGAGCCTGCTTTGGAAAAGGCAGTATCTTTGTTGTTGCAGATCGAAAAAACCGTAGTCGAAGGCGCAGGCGCCGCCGGGTTGGCCGCAGTGCTGAGCAATCCGGAGCGTTTTGCTGGCAAAACGATTGGTTTGGTTCTGTGCGGCGGCAATATCGACACCCGCTTGCTCGCCAATGTGTTGCTGCGCGATCTGGCGCGGCAGGGACGTTTGGCGCGTTTGCGTGTGACGTTGCAGGATCGCCCCGGCGCTTTGTTCAAGGTGATGAGCCTGTTTGACCAGCATAACGTCAATATCATCGAAATCTATCATCAGCGCATTTTTACATCGCTGCCAGCCAAAGGGTTGATCACCGATATCGAGTGCGAGGCGCGCGACGCCGATCAGGTTGAACGCTTGGTCAAAGCGCTCCGGGCGAAAAACTATGAAGTGCAAATGGTTGAGCTGAATTAG
- a CDS encoding NAD(P)-dependent oxidoreductase: MNTPQSIAFIGLGVMGGPMTGHLARAGHTVTAFNRSPERAAKWREAFAEEGLDVTFASTPADAARGADTVFICVGNDDDLTGVTLSEHGVLTTMRKGSLLVDHTTVSADMARRLAGEAETRGIAAVDAPVSGGEAGAVSGQLAVMCGGDNAAVERARPIMECYSKSIVHVGPSGAGQTAKMANQMCIAGILGGLSEAVRLAEAAGLDLGKTYEAISGGAAQSWQMDNRWTTMTAGEFDFGFAIDWMRKDLGYALDEAKRLGLSAPVTALVDQFYADVQASGGGRRDTSALITRLAQKPLDQG, from the coding sequence ATGAACACTCCTCAATCCATCGCTTTTATCGGGCTTGGCGTGATGGGCGGGCCGATGACCGGCCATCTCGCGCGGGCTGGACACACCGTCACCGCCTTTAACCGTTCGCCCGAACGTGCCGCCAAATGGCGCGAGGCCTTTGCAGAGGAAGGTCTGGACGTGACCTTTGCCAGCACACCGGCCGACGCGGCTCGGGGCGCTGACACAGTCTTTATCTGCGTTGGCAATGATGATGACCTGACCGGTGTCACATTAAGCGAACACGGCGTTTTAACCACAATGCGCAAGGGCAGCTTGCTCGTCGATCATACAACCGTGTCCGCAGACATGGCGCGGCGGCTGGCGGGCGAGGCGGAGACACGCGGCATCGCCGCCGTGGATGCGCCTGTCAGCGGGGGCGAAGCGGGCGCAGTGTCGGGCCAGCTTGCGGTAATGTGCGGAGGGGATAACGCCGCCGTTGAACGCGCGCGTCCCATCATGGAATGCTATTCAAAATCTATCGTCCATGTCGGCCCCAGCGGCGCTGGCCAAACCGCCAAGATGGCGAACCAGATGTGCATCGCGGGCATTCTGGGCGGTTTATCCGAAGCCGTTCGTCTGGCAGAGGCCGCTGGTCTTGATCTTGGCAAAACATATGAAGCCATCTCGGGGGGAGCCGCGCAAAGCTGGCAGATGGACAATCGCTGGACGACCATGACCGCAGGCGAGTTTGATTTCGGATTTGCGATTGACTGGATGCGAAAAGACCTCGGCTACGCGCTTGACGAAGCCAAACGGCTGGGCCTGTCAGCTCCGGTGACGGCACTGGTCGATCAATTTTATGCCGATGTTCAGGCGTCAGGCGGCGGCAGGCGCGATACCAGCGCCCTGATCACCCGCCTCGCCCAAAAACCCTTAGACCAAGGATAA